A genomic segment from Glycine max cultivar Williams 82 chromosome 1, Glycine_max_v4.0, whole genome shotgun sequence encodes:
- the LOC100783594 gene encoding branched-chain amino acid aminotransferase 2, chloroplastic, giving the protein MESIRLIYPICPSRHSSFLLSHQSPFLCEPSLSLKLRKQFPLTSQNVLEAASPLRPSATLSSDPYSETIELADIEWDNLGFGLQPTDYMYIMKCTRGGTFSKGELQRFGNIELNPSAGVLNYGQGLFEGLKAYRKQDGSILLFRPEENGLRMQIGAERMCMPSPTMEQFVEAVKDTVLANKRWVPPAGKGSLYIRPLLMGSGPVLGVAPAPEYTFLIYVSPVGNYFKEGLAPINLIVENEFHRATPGGTGGVKTIGNYAAVLKAQSEAKAKGYSDVLYLDCVHKRYLEEVSSCNIFVVKGNIISTPAIKGTILPGITRKSIIDVARSEGFQVEERLVSVDELLDADEVFCTGTAVVVSPVGSITYLGKRVTYGDGIGVVAQQLYTVLTRLQMGLTEDEMNWTVELR; this is encoded by the exons ATGGAGAGCATTCGACTAATTTACCCGATCTGCCCCTCTCGACATTCTTCCTTTCTTCTCTCTCATCAATCTCCCTTCCTATGCgaaccttctctctctctcaag CTTCGAAAGCAGTTTCCTCTCACTTCGCAGAATGTTCTGGAAGCCGCCTCTCCTCTCAGGCCTTCCGCCACTCTGTCTTCTGATCCCTACAG TGAGACGATTGAATTAGCTGATATAGAATGGGACAACCTTGGGTTTGGGCTTCAACCCACTGATTATATGTATATCATGAAATGCACACGAGGTGGAACCTTTTCCAAAGGTGAATTGCAGCGTTTTGGGAACATCGAGTTGAACCCCTCCGCTGGAGTTTTAAACTATGGCCAG GGATTATTTGAGGGTTTGAAAGCATACCGCAAACAAGATGGGAGTATACTCCTCTTCCGTCCGGAAGAAAATGGTTTGCGGATGCAGATAGGTGCGGAGCGGATGTGCATGCCATCACCTACTATGGAGCAGTTTGTGGAAGCTGTGAAGGATACTGTTTTAGCTAACAAACGTTGG GTTCCCCCTGCAGGTAAAGGTTCCTTGTATATTAGACCTTTGTTAATGGGAAGTGGACCTGTACTTGGTGTTGCACCTGCACCAGAGTACACATTTCTAATATATGTTTCACCTGTTGGGAACTACTTCAAG GAAGGTTTGGCCCCAATCAATTTGATTGTAGAAAATGAATTCCATCGTGCAACTCCTGGTGGCACTGGAGGTGTGAAGACCATTGGAAACTATGCTGCA gtTCTGAAGGCACAGTCTGAAGCAAAAGCTAAAGGCTACTCTGATGTTTTATACCTTGACTGTGTGCACAAAAGATATTTGGAGGAGGTTTCTTCATGCAACATTTTTGTTGTTAAG GGTAACATTATTTCAACTCCAGCTATTAAAGGGACAATCCTACCTGGCATTACTCGCAAAAGTATAATTGATGTGGCTCGAAGCGAAGGGTTTCAG GTTGAGGAGCGATTAGTTTCAGTGGATGAATTGCTAGATGCTGATGAGGTTTTCTGCACGGGAACAGCTGTGGTTGTATCACCTGTTGGCAGTATTACTTATCTTGGCAAGAG GGTAACATATGGGGATGGTATTGGCGTGGTTGCACAGCAACTTTATACTGTCCTTACCAGATTACAGATGGGTCTTACGGAGGATGAGATGAATTGGACTGTTGAGCTGAGATAA